One window from the genome of Asterias rubens chromosome 11, eAstRub1.3, whole genome shotgun sequence encodes:
- the LOC117296693 gene encoding basement membrane-specific heparan sulfate proteoglycan core protein-like, producing the protein MALCWCALVITFAVFFPFLTAAGFIDTPGNVTVHVGESVILQCSIDSKNFKEAMIMYWYKTTISGGFFVTYGQSVWAVQNLFGAERYSLDTSNVGGVFTYNLRITNAEVADSGQYQCRATDEDGTRRAEPGSLTVVVQETNNETMSCSVYPEAPTLGQTVTFSCIAPRGISPDMLTWMDGTFQIIQPEANLANEHGISFVKTLAEADNFAEFTCLVGSSFSTTRKGMNCSVTPLAVPIRAEVTPSVLNAVIAGNATFRCRGTAIPSVQRYRWLYGSGNSTIESNGRFSVVNNGDSSTFTITRLTAEDNSMMVRCVVQNAVTKTFDLAELHVSTTRMEFTSQQKTSPAAQTLEVSSLSTTIATETKTEHTSGTFSSAELHLSTTQIPTQQPTTPAAKTDEGLFTQYYDRQKPRQNIRD; encoded by the coding sequence ATGGCGTTGTGTTGGTGTGCTCTTGTAATTACATTCGCCGTGTTTTTTCCGTTTTTGACGGCAGCTGGTTTTATCGACACACCCGGCAATGTGACTGTTCATGTCGGTGAATCTGTCATTCTGCAATGCTCGATTGATTCTAAAAACTTCAAAGAGGCTATGATAATGTATTGGTACAAGACAACGATAAGTGGTGGGTTCTTTGTAACGTATGGGCAGTCCGTATGGGCAGTCCAGAACCTGTTCGGTGCAGAAAGATACTCTCTGGACACCAGTAACGTCGGTGGTGTCTTTACATATAACCTAAGGATTACCAATGCAGAAGTAGCTGACTCTGGCCAGTACCAGTGTAGGGCTACTGACGAAGACGGGACAAGGCGAGCGGAACCCGGCAGTCTCACCGTCGTGGTGCAAGAAACTAACAACGAAACTATGAGTTGCAGTGTCTACCCCGAGGCCCCAACTCTCGGGCAGACCGTCACCTTCTCTTGCATCGCTCCAAGAGGCATCTCCCCTGACATGCTGACGTGGATGGACGGTACGTTTCAGATCATCCAACCAGAGGCCAACCTGGCCAATGAACACGGCATCTCGTTTGTCAAGACTCTTGCCGAAGCGGACAACTTTGCTGAGTTCACCTGCCTGGTTGGGTCATCATTTTCAACAACACGGAAAGGCATGAACTGCAGCGTGACACCTCTTGCTGTGCCCATACGGGCCGAAGTCACCCCGAGCGTCCTGAACGCGGTCATTGCGGGCAATGCGACTTTCCGATGCCGTGGAACGGCCATCCCATCGGTGCAGAGGTATCGATGGCTGTACGGATCAGGAAATAGTACCATCGAGAGTAATGGAAGGTTTTCTGTTGTGAATAACGGAGACTCGTCTACTTTTACCATCACGAGGCTAACTGCAGAGGACAACAGCATGATGGTGCGTTGCGTCGTTCAGAATGCGGTAACAAAGACTTTTGACTTAGCGGAACTACATGTATCGACGACGCGAATGGAGTTCACAAGTCAACAGAAAACATCCCCAGCAGCACAGACCCTTGAAGTCTCTTCACTTAGTACTACGATCGCCACGGAAACCAAGACAGAACATACTAGTGGGACTTTTAGCTCGGCGGAACTACACTTATCAACAACCCAAATCCCGACTCAACAGCCAACAACCCCGGCAGCAAAGACTGATGAAGGTCTCTTCACTCAGTACTACGATCGCCAGAAACCAAGACAGAACATCAGGGACTAG
- the LOC117296877 gene encoding uncharacterized protein LOC117296877, whose amino-acid sequence MSTTIAMTFQDTTETKPISQPVMKSTQDGAIETTQNHTTAGNGISFVTEEMTETTPFLQPVMKSTQDGAIETTQNHTTAEIHYSDINFVTDAPQDCMNECAGKVSPKKKSPSENGSRTAHRASAAVFSLLSLCALLVVGATVYMFVVYTKKRDPAAEGGRLWRKSPRLSILSNSHQDLALGDSVRLKTIEVMVNIPTPEWMFRVHDVRIEDAAQDENATTGDIPSPVVTTDDGRQDGDEMDALYAKPDRMTKNNKNHPSPPSAVAEHSLSVETYDPDFVVCPMFPSAV is encoded by the coding sequence ATGAGTACTACAATCGCCATGACATTTCAAGACACGACTGAGACCAAGCCCATCTCGCAGCCAGTCATGAAATCCACGCAAGATGGGGCGATAGAAACCACACAAAACCACACGACCGCGGGAAATGGTATAAGCTTTGTTACCGAAGAAATGACTGAGACCACCCCGTTTTTACAGCCAGTCATGAAATCCACGCAAGATGGGGCAATAGAAACCACACAAAACCACACGACCGCGGAGATTCATTATAGTGATATCAACTTTGTTACCGACGCCCCACAAGATTGCATGAACGAATGCGCGGGAAAAGTCTCTCCGAAAAAGAAGAGCCCATCTGAAAACGGCAGTCGAACCGCACACCGTGCTAGCGCTGCAGTGTTCAGCCTTCTGTCCCTCTGTGCCCTGCTCGTCGTCGGGGCGACGGTGTACATGTTCGTAGTCTACACTAAGAAAAGAGATCCCGCAGCTGAAGGTGGGAGGCTCTGGAGAAAATCACCGAGGCTGTCGATTTTGAGCAATTCGCATCAGGATCTGGCTTTGGGAGACTCGGTTCGGCTGAAAACCATCGAGGTGATGGTTAACATACCTACTCCAGAGTGGATGTTCCGAGTTCACGACGTGAGGATCGAAGACGCAGCCCAAGACGAAAACGCCACCACCGGTGACATCCCTTCACCAGTCGTGACGACAGACGATGGGAGACAAGATGGCGACGAGATGGACGCGTTATACGCTAAGCCAGATCGGATGACGAAGAACAACAAGAATCACCCTAGCCCGCCCTCTGCCGTCGCCGAGCACTCCCTCTCCGTTGAGACCTACGATCCGGACTTTGTCGTTTGTCCGATGTTTCCAAGTGCGGTGTGA